A segment of the Bacillus sp. es.034 genome:
CCATCTTTACTCGACGGGGTATGGATTTCGTTTCTTTGATGAGGACATGAAAGAAGTGACAAGGCAGGAGCTGACGAAGGCGATCGATAAACGGCTGCTAACCAATCACCCCTTATACGTGGATTCATTCACCATTGCCCCTTTATTATCCCTTGCCCCTGAGAAGATACACGTCTATGGAAATGGGGATCATCAATTGATCCGGACGCTTCAGAATATTTTTGAAGAACGGATCGATCTTCTGCCGTTGAGTTACTTTCCCGACACACTTCTTTATCCTTCGTGGGATATTGCGAATGAATAGGCTTGCTTTTCAAAACATAACCGATTATAATACCTACATAATAAGTCAATAAATAAAGGTTATGATGAGGACAATAATATTTCTATTCATTCACAGAGAGGGAAGCCCTCAAGGCTGCAAGCTTCCTAATTCGGTAGTGATATTTACCACCTCGGAACTTCAATCATGAACGGAACCTTATTCGGTTCACAGTAATGGTTGACGGCTAAATGTCGTTATTCGTTTTTCAATGAAGTCATTGTCTTTAAACCAAGACAATGAGAAGTTGGGTGGAACCACGAGCTTACTTATTAACCTCGTCCCTTCAAACGTGAAGGGGCGGGGTTTTTTATGTTTTATAAAGATATTTCAAGGAGTGAAATCACATGTCAGAAATAGTGAAAATGCAGTTCCCGGATGGAAATGTCAAGGAATTTCCTAAGGGTACGACGACAGAAGAGATTGCTGCGTCCATCAGTCCGGGACTGAAGAAGAAGGCGCTCGCTGGAAAAATAAATGGTGTAATGATCGATCTGCGTACAGGAATTCAGGAAGATGGAGCGATTGAAATCGTGACGGCTCCTTCAACGGATGCCCTTGAAGTCCTTCGTCACAGTACGGCCCATTTAATGGCACAGGCCATCAAACGTTTATATCCTGAAACGAAGCTTGGAATCGGTCCGGTCATTGAAGGTGGATTCTATTACGATATCGATTCAGAGCATACGTTTACGCCAGAGGATCTTCCTGAGATCGAGAAGGAAATGAAGAAGATCACAGGTGAAAACCTGGAAGTGGTCCGTAAAGAAGTCAGCCGCGACGAAGCGCAGAAAATGTATGAGGAAATCGGGGATGAGTACAAGCTTGAACTGCTTGAAGCCATTCCTGAAGGGGAACAGGTTTCCATTTACGAGCAGGGTGAATTCTTCGACCTTTGCCGCGGGGTCCACATCCCGTCAACAAATAAAATCAAAGAATTTAAGCTGTTGAGCATTGCCGGGGCTTACTGGCGTGGTAACAGTGATAATAAAATGCTTCAACGGATTTACGGTACGGCTTTCTTCAAGAAGGAAGACCTTGCAGAGCACCTTCGTCTTTTAGAAGAAGCGAAAGAGCGTGATCACCGTAAAATCGGAAAAGAATTGAACCTGTTCATGAACTCACAAAAGGTGGGACAAGGCTTGCCGATGTGGCTGCCTAAAGGTGCAACGATCCGCCGCATCATCGAGCGTTATATCGTGGATAAAGAAGAGCGTCTGGGCTATGACCACGTCTACACTCCGATCATGGGGAGCGTAGAGCTTTACAAAACAAGCGGTCACTGGGATCACTATCAGGAAAATATGTTCCCGGTCATGGAAATGGATAATGAAGATCTTGTTCTTCGCCCGATGAACTGTCCTCATCATATGATGATTTACAAAAACGGTATCCACAGCTACCGTGAGCTTCCGATCCGTATCGCCGAGCTTGGTACGATGCACCGTTATGAATTATCAGGCGCCCTGTCTGGACTTCAGCGTGTACGCGGGATGACTCTGAATGATGCTCATATCTTCGTGCGTCCGGATCAGATCAAGGAAGAATTCAAACGTGTCGTACGCCTCGTTCAGGAAGTGTACAAAGACTTTGATCTGAATGACTATTCCTTCCGTCTTTCGTACCGTGATCCTGAAGATACAGAGAAGTACTTCGATGACGATGAAATGTGGAACCGTGCTCAAGGTATGATCAAGGAAGCGATGGATGAACTGGACGTTGAGTACTTCGAAGCAGAAGGGGAAGCGGCATTCTACGGCCCTAAACTGGACGTTCAAGTGAAAACGGCCCTTGGGAAGGAAGAAACGTTATCCACTGTTCAACTGGACTTCTTACTTCCAGAGCGCTTTGACTTAACATACGTAGGGGAAGACGGCAAGCAGCACCGTCCTGTCGTGATTCACCGTGGGGTCGTATCCACTATGGAACGCTTCGTTGCCTTCCTGATCGAGGAATACAAAGGAGCTTTCCCGACTTGGCTCGCTCCAACGCAGGTTCAGGTGATCCCGGTTTCTCCTGATGTCCACTTCGACTACGCAAAAGAAGTGAAAGAAAAGCTACAGGCTGAAGGACTGCGTGTGGAAATCGATGACCGCAATGAAAAAATCGGCTACAAAATCCGTGAGTCTCAGATGAGCAAAGTCCCTTATATGCTCGTCGTGGGAGACAATGAAATCAAGGAAACAGCTGTCAACGTCCGTAAATACGGAGAGCAGAAATCCGAAACCATCTCCCTTGACGAATTCATCGGCCACATCACAAAAGAAGCGAATCGCTAAAATTAGAAGAGGGACGGACCTCCAAATGGTCATTGTGGTTTACCATAATGTATCCGTTGGAGGTCCGTCCCTCCCCAATTAATTTCAAAAAAACTGTTGCACTCTCCTTATATGTCTGATATTATGAAATACGTTGTGATATTAAATGATTATTTGACAGCGGTATTGTCATGTGATATAGTATCTAAGGTGAATTGAATACAGTTTGGTACAAGTAGGAGCTACCCGCTTCTCACCTGAATAACGCGTTTAAAGCTGTTACCAGGTATGTGATTGACTATTAAAGCCATTTATATATGCTTAATAATCAGGTGCGGGTGTTTCGACACTCGCATCTTTTTTTGTGTCTTGGACATGGAAAAAGGAAGCGGGAGCGTCGGCCAAAGCCGTGTATTCTTTTAATAAACCTTGGAGGTGGCTAATTATTAGCAAAGACATGATTTTAAACGAAACGATTCGTGCCCGTGAAGTACGTCTTATCGATCAAAACGGTGAGCAACTTGGGATCAAAACCAAGAATGAAGCTCTTGAAATCGCTGAACGTGTAAATCTTGATCTTGTTCTGGTTGCTCCAAATGCAAAACCACCCGTTGCTCGTATCATGGACTACGGTAAGTTTAAGTTTGAACAACAGAAGAAAGACAAAGAAGCACGTAAGAATCAGAAGATCATCAATCTTAAAGAGGTGCGTCTAAGCCCGACGATTGATGAGCATGATTTCAACACCAAGCTTCGTAACGCTCGTAAGTTCCTTGAAAAAGGAGACAAAGTTAAAGCGTCAATCCGATTTAAAGGTCGTGCGATTACGCACAAAGAAATTGGTCAACGCGTTCTGGATCGCTTCAGTGATGAGTGTAAAGATGTAGCAACCGTTGAATCAAAACCGAAAATGGATGGTCGCAGTATGTTCTTGGTGCTTGCACCAGTCAACGAAAAATAAAGGACCCGAGGAGGAAAAGCATCATGCCAAAAATGAAAACTCACCGCGGCTCAGCTAAGCGTTTCAAGAAAACAGGTTCTGGTAAACTTAAACGTTCACACGCTTACACAAGCCACTTATTCGCAAACAAATCTACTAAAGCAAAGCGTAAGCTACGTAAAGCGGCTGTTGTCTCTAAAGGAGATTTCAAACGCATTCGTCATATGCTTGACAACCTAAAATAAGAAGTATTAGAAACAGGAGGGAATTATTATGCCACGCGTAAAAGGCGGAACAGTAACACGCAGACGTCGTAAAAAAGTTCTTAAATTAGCCAAAGGTTATTTCGGTTCAAAACATACTTTATATAAAGTAGCAAATCAACAAGTCATGAAATCATACATGTATGCTTATCGTGACCGTCGCCAAAAGAAACGTGATTTCCGTAAACTATGGATCACACGTATCAATGCGGCTGCACGTATGAACGGTCTTTCTTACAGCCGTTTAATGCACGGATTGAAGCTTGCTGGTATCGAAGTAAACCGCAAAATGCTTGCTGAGCTTGCGATTTCTGACGAAAAAGCATTCAACCAATTAGCTGACGCTGCTAAAGCTCAACTAAACAAATAATATACTGCTGACTGAGTCAGCAGACAAAAAGGACTGGCCCCTGGCCGGTCCTTTCTTATATCAATCACTATAGAAAGCAGGTAGAACTCATGGATGCATTAACAGGGATCTTATATCTTTATGTCGTCATCATCAATATCATCGGCTTTACGGTCATGGGGAGAGATAAACGGAAAGCGGAGCGGCATGAATACCGCATCAGCGAGCGGGTCCTGTGGCAGGTCGCCATTGTGGGGCAGCGTCGGGGCGTATATGGGGATGAAGGTGTTCAGGCATAAAACGAAACACAAAGCGTTTGCCATCGGCTTCCCATTGCTTGTCATCGTCCACTGTGTGCTGTTCATCTGGCTGAGCGCGAATCTGTGACATCAAAGTTTTCATTCTTTAACCCGTCTTTCATACATACTATATAAAGAGGGGTTGTAGAAACAGCTTAGAATAGCAGAAGGAGGTCGCATAAGCCATGGACGAACGGTTGGTTGCTGCATTCGCCCTGATGGAAGCAAGCGGATATATGGCTCCTGTTCTGTTTATCGTATTTCACATTCTGAGGCAGTTTCTGTTCATTCCTGTCGCCCTTGTCTGTATGGCGGGAGGGGTTCTGTTCGGAAGTCTCTTCGGCACTCTGTATTCGTTGATCGGATTAACGCTCTTATCTGTCACTTTTTATTTTGTCATCAAAAGTTTCAAATCGTTTTATGAAAAACTCCTGAGGCTGAAAGAAAAGTGGTTCGGCCGGAATGCCACCCTTACCACAGGGCAGATTGCGGTTCTCAGGTTGATTCCCTTTGTCCATTACCAGCTCTTGAATCTTTGCCTGCTCGAGCGGAAGAAGGAACTCAAGCCCTTCATTCGCGCCTCCCTTCTTTCCAATATTCCCCTGGCGTTTTTCTATACGGTATTCGGCCAATACATCAAACAATTTTCCCCGCCCATTCTCGTCATGATTTTCATCGCACTCATCGTCCTCTTTTACCTTTTAAGAGAAAAAGTCAGAGTCATTCAATGGAGAGAGTTTTTTCCGGGTAAATAAAAATGAAAACGACCAGCTCTGCTAGTCGTTTTTTTGTTGTGGTTTTTGAAGGAATTCGTGAATCGGACTTTTCCAGTCGAGTTTGGCATTCGGGTATCTTTCTTTGATTTCGTTCTGGAGGTATTCGAAATCCTCCCGGGTAAGGCCCTTTAATGAGGAAACATGTTTGGTCCATACGAATATGGAAACCACATCGAATGCCTTCTCCGTTGCCCCAAGATATTTTTCCCCTTCAAATCGTACACCCTTGTACGTTATGTGAAAGTTTTTCCGGACATTTTCCTGATCATCTAGAAAATAGAAACGTTTCTGCTCCTGGGCAAGCTCCAGTTTTCGCTTTGGGTTGATAATGTATTTCACGCTGCTGTATAAAAGATAAAGAATAAGGATCAAAAGCACTAACCGAATAAGCCAAAGCATAACCATTACCTCCATAGGCATATTTCTTCCACTATTATTTACGGTTAAATCAGAAAAAGGTTTCATATTATTATAAATTTGTTTAAAAATTTGTCATACTAAAAGGGTGTGTAATAAATAAAGGCATCGAAGGGGAGATATCACAATGAATATTGAAACATTATTGGACATGCAGAAGAAGCTTGATCAGCATATCGAAGAGGAACACGGCCTGGAACAAGAAGATCTGATCGACAAAAAAATCCTTGCCCTCCTGGTTGAGGTAGGTGAACTGGCCAATGAAACGAGAAGCTTTAAGTTCTGGAGTACGAAACCTTCTTCATCAAAGGATGTAATCCTTGAAGAATTTGTGGACGGGGTCCATTTCATCCTGTCACTGGGGATCGAAATCGGCATTCAACAATTCGATATAGGGGAGACGAATTATACGAATGAAGATGTGACAAAGCAATTCATGGAAGTTTTCAAATATGCCAACCATTTTGCGGAAGAGCGTTCCGTTGAACATTTCCAGGAGTTATTCAGGCATTACGTGTACCTTGGCGAACTGCTCGGATTCACCCATGAAGAAGTGTTCGATGCGTATGTGAAGAAAAATGAAGTGAATTATAATCGTCAAAAAGAAGGATATTAATGCATGATAGTAAAGAAGATTCAGGAAATTTTGATGAATCACACAGGTTTTAGTATAATGAAAAGGTAAAACAATATTTAGGGGGTCGAAACAATGGCAAAATTAGATGAAACATTGACAATGCTCAAAGATTTAACCGATGCCAAAGGTGTACCGGGCAATGAGAGAGAAGTACGGGAAGTCATGAAAAAATACATAGAGCCATTTGCGGATGAAGTGACGACAGATAACCTGGGGAGTCTGATCGCGAAAAAAGTGGGCGATGAAAACGGCCCTAAAATCATGGTGGCGGGACATCTTGATGAAGTAGGTTTCATGATCACACAGATCGACAGCAAAGGGTTCCTTCGCTTTCAAACCGTAGGTGGCTGGTGGTCACAGGTCATGCTTGCCCAGCGTGTGACGATTGTGACGAGCCAAGGGGAAGTGACAGGTGTGATCGGTTCCAAGCCGCCGCATATCCTGCCTCCGGAAGCACGCAAAAAGCCCGTCGACATCAAAGATATGTTCATTGATATCGGTGCGTCAAGCCGTGAAGAAGTACAGGAATGGGGAGTGAAACCGGGAGATATGGTGGTCCCTCATTTCGAATTCACGGTGATGAACAACGAGAAGATGCTCCTGGCGAAAGCATGGGATAACCGCATCGGATGTGCGATTGCCATCGATGTACTAAGAAACCTGAAGGATGCGAGTCATCCGAACGTCGTATATGGAGTCGGTACCGTACAGGAAGAGGTCGGCCTTCGTGGTGCGAGAACGGCTGCTGCCAAGATTCAGCCTGATATCGGCTTTGGTGTGGATGTTGGAATCGCCGGGGACACACCTGGTGTTTCTGATAAGGAAGCGTCAAGCAAGATGGGTGAAGGTCCACAGATCATTTTATATGATGCTTCCATGGTTTCCCATAAGGGACTTCGCGACTTTGTGACGGATACAGCGGATGAGCATAACATTCCGTATCAATTCGATGCCATCGCAGGAGGTGGAACGGATTCAGGCGCGATCCATTTGACAGCCAATGGAGTTCCCGCCTTATCCATCACCATTGCGACACGCTATATCCACTCACATGCAGCCATGTTGCATCGTGATGATTACGATAACGCCGTTAAATTGATTACAGAAGTGATCAAGAAGCTCGACAGCGACACTGTGGCAAAGATTACGTTTGATTGATTGCAGTGAAAGAGACCCTTTTGAATCAGGGTCTCTTTATTTTGTCCTTATTTAAACGTCATTTCTTTCGAAGAGGTCATATCGGCATCAATCGTCTTTTTGATGATGCGGATCGCACTTTCATTGTCTTCTTCGGTTTCTGATGCCATGCAGTCCTGCGGAATCGACATGTCATATTCCCTCATATAGGCATCATTGGCGGTATACAGGACGCAGATGTCACCAGCGATCCCTGTTAGAATCAGATGCTTCACATCCAGCTGATGAAGGAGGATATCAAGCTGTGTCCCGAAAAAACAGGAGTGCTTCGGTTTGATGATGAAAAAATCGTCTGTATCGGGATGGAGTTTTTCGATTACGTCTTTGCCTTTCCCTTTTTTGCATTTCTCTATGATATCATTCATATTGTCCTGCCATAGGCCGTAATTGTCATTCACATATATGACCGGCAACCCGGCTTCCTTCGCTTTCTTCTTCAAGTCCCGAATGTTTCCTACGATGTTCATGGTGTTTTCGTATAAATCTTCTCCACCCTGGAAATCAAACGTATTAATCATATCGATGATTAATAATGCGCTTTTCTCCTGACTCATACCGTTGTCTCCCCTTTCATTTCCTTATGTATGTTGTATTACCACTGAAGGAGACAGACTAAAACCATCCAGGGTAATGTAATTCATTCCCAATAAACAAGGGCAACCCTATTCAGGATTGCCCTTGTCTTTATTGCATTTGCTGCTGCTGCAATGATTCCTCTAATGTTTCAAGGACCATTTTCTGTTCCTGGGGATCGGCGTTTTGCCAGAAGACTTCAAGGAGTACACCGAGACCTGGAAGGGTTTTTTCTTCCCCTCCCTGGATGGCATCGACAATGGTGTCTCTCAATTCGTCCTGGTTGTTTCCAGATACATTGTGTATGATCGCTTTTCGTAAGTTAAGATTCATCATGCATTTCTCCTTTTTGCTAGGATGAGGAATTCATTGTTATCTTGTCTCAAATTGAATTTATTATGTAGGAAAGTTAAGGTATAATGAGACCTTGAATAGTAATCAAAAGGAGCGGATACGATTGAAGTATATTCAATCCTCGAAAAATCCTGTTGTGAAGCAGTGGAAGAAATTATTGACGAAAAAAGAACGGGATCTTACCCGTACATATATCATTGAAGGATTTCATCTTGTGGAAGAAGCTTTGAAGCAGGAGGATACGGTCCTTGAGCTGATCCAGGTGGAAGGAATCGATATCCCCCAGAAATGGACGGTGGACTCGGTTCCCATCACTATGGTGTCGGATGAAGTAGGGAAAACCCTCGCTGATACCGAGACCTCTCAAGGGATCTTTGCAATTTGCAGGCAAAAGGAAGATGAGCATGACCCCGAAAAGGCAGCAACATTCATGCTGCTCGACGGTCTCCAGGATCCGGGCAATATCGGCACGATCATCCGCACAGCCGATGCAGCGGGAATCGATATGGTCGTGCTGGGTAAAGGGACGGTGGACCCTTATAATCCGAAAGTATTACGATCGGCACAGGGAAGCCACTTCCATATCCCGATTGTCAGAAAAGAACTGCCTGAAACCATTTCATCCCTGAAAGAGCGCAGCATCCCCGTGTACGGGACGGCTCTTGAAAACGGAGTGGAGTACACGTCGATCAGCCCGCAATCTTCCTATGCCCTCATCGTAGGGAATGAGGGGAACGGCATGTCTCGGGACCTGTTAAAGGAAACCGACCGGAACCTCTACATCCCCATTTACGGTAAGAGTGAATCATTGAATGTGGCCATTGCGGCAGGCATTTTATTGTACTATTTTAAAAATGGGCAGTGAATTTCGTGAAAAGGTTTGAATTATGCCATGAAATTCACTATAATAATGCACATATAACTTAAAAAACGTTGAAAGAGGAAAGTAACACATGACCTTCTTCAAGGGAGAGAATGCCCTGGACTGTAAGCATTCTTAAGAAAACATGATGTGAACATTTCACCTCTCGAGTTGGCATCGGGACCATTCCACGAGTGAATGTAAAGATGCTCCGGCATAAGCCGTTATCCGAATGAAGTGAGTAGATCCCCCTGTGGATATGCTTATAAGGGTGGTACCGCGATCTAAACCTCGTCCCTTTTTGGGATGGGGTTTTTTTATTTGTTTAAAAACCAATCCAACGAAACATTCGGACGATATACATTAAAGGAGGAAGAACAATGGAGGACAAATTACGATCCCTTCAACAAGAAGCCATCGAAAAAGTGAACGAAGCACAAGACCTGAAAGAACTGAACAACATCCGCGTTGCTTACTTAGGGAAAAAAGGACCTGTCACCGAAGCCTTAAAAGGCATGGGGAAACTTTCAGCAGAAGAGCGTCCTAAAATGGGGGCACTTGCCAATGAAGTCCGTGGAGCAATCACCGAAACCATCGAAGCAAAGCAGGCTGTTCTTGAAAAAGAAGCGGTCCAAAAGAAGCTTCAATCTGAAACGATCGATGTCACGTTACCTGGCCGTCCCGTGAAAAAAGGGAATCACCATCCCCTGACGATGATCGTGGAAGAAATCGAAGACCTCTTCATCGGCATGGGCTACACGGTTGCTGAAGGACCGGAAGTGGAGAAGGACTATTATAATTTCGAAGCCTTGAACCTCCCTAAAGGACATCCGGCACGTGACATGCAGGATTCTTTCTATATTACAGAAGAAACCCTTCTGCGTACCCACACGTCACCGGTTCAGGCAAGAACGATGGAACGGGCCAAAGGAAAGGGTCCCATCAAGATCATCTGTCCTGGTAAAGTGTACCGACGTGATACGGATGACGCAACACATTCACACCAATTCACTCAGATCGAAGGCCTTGTCATCGACGAAAACATCCGTATGAGTGATTTGAAAGGGACGCTGAATGTATTTGCCAAGAAAATGTTCGGTGAAGACCGTGAAATTCGCTTGCGCCCGAGCTTCTTCCCATTCACAGAGCCTTCTGTCGAGATGGATATTTCATGTAAGATCTGTGGAGGAAAAGGTTGTCGTGTATGTAAAGGAACGGGCTGGATCGAAATTCTCGGCGCAGGGATGGTTCATCCGAATGTCCTTGAAATGGCTGGATTCGATTCGGAGAAATATACAGGTTTCGCCTTCGGTATGGGACCAGAGCGTATCGCCATGCTGAAATACGGCATCGATGACATCCGTCATTTCTACACAAACGATACTCGCTTTGTGACACAGTTCGGAACACAAGAGTAAAGAAAAACGATAGGGAGGTACTAACACATGTTTGTTTCATATAAATGGTTAGAAAATTATGTAGACCTGTCAGGTGTCACACCTGAAGAGTTGGCAGAAAAGATTACAAGAAGCGGGATCGAAGTCGAAGGTGTCGAACGGATCGGCGAAGAGATCAAAAATGTGGTCGTCGGCCATGTCCTGCAGTGTGAACCGCATCCCGCTGCGGATAAATTAAATAAATGCCAGGTGGACACAGGGGAAGAAGAGCCTGTCCAAATCATTTGCGGGGCACCAAACGTGGCAAAAGGCCAAAAGGTGGCCGTCGCGAAAGTAGGGGCGGTACTTCCTGGTAACTTCAAAATCAAAAAAGCCAAACTCCGTGGCGAAGCATCCCACGGAATGATCTGCTCCCTTCAAGAGCTTGGAGTCGAAGGAAAGCTCGTACCGAAAGAGCATGCAGACGGAATCTATGTATTCAGTGATGATGCCGAGGTAGGCAGAAATGCAGTTGAATTATTAAACCTGGATGATGCAATCCTCGAACTGGGATTGACACCCAATCGTTCAGATTGCTTAAGCATGCTGGGAGTGGCGTATGAAGTCGCCGCCATCCTGGACCGTGACGTAAAGCTTCCTGCATCCGAAGTGTCAGAAGGTAACGGAAAAGCGTCGGATTATATTTCGGTAAAAGTAGAAGCGAAAGAAGATAATCCTCTATACGGGGCCAAAATCATCAAGAATGTCAAAATCGGACCATCTCCACTTTGGATGCAGAATGCACTGATTTCAGCCGGGATCCGTCCACATAATAACGTAGTCGACATTACAAACTACGTACTGTTGGAATACGGTCAGCCTCTTCACGCTTTCGACTACGACCGCCTCTGTTCAAAGGAAATCCTTGTTCGCCGTGCAAACGACGGCGAAACATTCGTGACCCTGGATGATGCGGAAAGGACATTATCAAGCAGCCAGCTTGTGATTACGAACGGGACTGAACCCGTTGCCCTTGCCGGCGTGATGGGTGGAGCGAATTCAGAAGTCCAGAACGATACGACCAC
Coding sequences within it:
- the infC gene encoding translation initiation factor IF-3 produces the protein MISKDMILNETIRAREVRLIDQNGEQLGIKTKNEALEIAERVNLDLVLVAPNAKPPVARIMDYGKFKFEQQKKDKEARKNQKIINLKEVRLSPTIDEHDFNTKLRNARKFLEKGDKVKASIRFKGRAITHKEIGQRVLDRFSDECKDVATVESKPKMDGRSMFLVLAPVNEK
- the pheS gene encoding phenylalanine--tRNA ligase subunit alpha encodes the protein MEDKLRSLQQEAIEKVNEAQDLKELNNIRVAYLGKKGPVTEALKGMGKLSAEERPKMGALANEVRGAITETIEAKQAVLEKEAVQKKLQSETIDVTLPGRPVKKGNHHPLTMIVEEIEDLFIGMGYTVAEGPEVEKDYYNFEALNLPKGHPARDMQDSFYITEETLLRTHTSPVQARTMERAKGKGPIKIICPGKVYRRDTDDATHSHQFTQIEGLVIDENIRMSDLKGTLNVFAKKMFGEDREIRLRPSFFPFTEPSVEMDISCKICGGKGCRVCKGTGWIEILGAGMVHPNVLEMAGFDSEKYTGFAFGMGPERIAMLKYGIDDIRHFYTNDTRFVTQFGTQE
- the rpmI gene encoding 50S ribosomal protein L35, with translation MPKMKTHRGSAKRFKKTGSGKLKRSHAYTSHLFANKSTKAKRKLRKAAVVSKGDFKRIRHMLDNLK
- a CDS encoding sigma-w pathway protein ysdB, with translation MLWLIRLVLLILILYLLYSSVKYIINPKRKLELAQEQKRFYFLDDQENVRKNFHITYKGVRFEGEKYLGATEKAFDVVSIFVWTKHVSSLKGLTREDFEYLQNEIKERYPNAKLDWKSPIHEFLQKPQQKND
- a CDS encoding dUTP diphosphatase, coding for MNIETLLDMQKKLDQHIEEEHGLEQEDLIDKKILALLVEVGELANETRSFKFWSTKPSSSKDVILEEFVDGVHFILSLGIEIGIQQFDIGETNYTNEDVTKQFMEVFKYANHFAEERSVEHFQELFRHYVYLGELLGFTHEEVFDAYVKKNEVNYNRQKEGY
- the sspI gene encoding small acid-soluble spore protein SspI, which translates into the protein MNLNLRKAIIHNVSGNNQDELRDTIVDAIQGGEEKTLPGLGVLLEVFWQNADPQEQKMVLETLEESLQQQQMQ
- a CDS encoding M42 family metallopeptidase, which encodes MAKLDETLTMLKDLTDAKGVPGNEREVREVMKKYIEPFADEVTTDNLGSLIAKKVGDENGPKIMVAGHLDEVGFMITQIDSKGFLRFQTVGGWWSQVMLAQRVTIVTSQGEVTGVIGSKPPHILPPEARKKPVDIKDMFIDIGASSREEVQEWGVKPGDMVVPHFEFTVMNNEKMLLAKAWDNRIGCAIAIDVLRNLKDASHPNVVYGVGTVQEEVGLRGARTAAAKIQPDIGFGVDVGIAGDTPGVSDKEASSKMGEGPQIILYDASMVSHKGLRDFVTDTADEHNIPYQFDAIAGGGTDSGAIHLTANGVPALSITIATRYIHSHAAMLHRDDYDNAVKLITEVIKKLDSDTVAKITFD
- a CDS encoding isochorismatase family cysteine hydrolase, yielding MSQEKSALLIIDMINTFDFQGGEDLYENTMNIVGNIRDLKKKAKEAGLPVIYVNDNYGLWQDNMNDIIEKCKKGKGKDVIEKLHPDTDDFFIIKPKHSCFFGTQLDILLHQLDVKHLILTGIAGDICVLYTANDAYMREYDMSIPQDCMASETEEDNESAIRIIKKTIDADMTSSKEMTFK
- the rplT gene encoding 50S ribosomal protein L20; amino-acid sequence: MPRVKGGTVTRRRRKKVLKLAKGYFGSKHTLYKVANQQVMKSYMYAYRDRRQKKRDFRKLWITRINAAARMNGLSYSRLMHGLKLAGIEVNRKMLAELAISDEKAFNQLADAAKAQLNK
- the thrS gene encoding threonine--tRNA ligase, translating into MSEIVKMQFPDGNVKEFPKGTTTEEIAASISPGLKKKALAGKINGVMIDLRTGIQEDGAIEIVTAPSTDALEVLRHSTAHLMAQAIKRLYPETKLGIGPVIEGGFYYDIDSEHTFTPEDLPEIEKEMKKITGENLEVVRKEVSRDEAQKMYEEIGDEYKLELLEAIPEGEQVSIYEQGEFFDLCRGVHIPSTNKIKEFKLLSIAGAYWRGNSDNKMLQRIYGTAFFKKEDLAEHLRLLEEAKERDHRKIGKELNLFMNSQKVGQGLPMWLPKGATIRRIIERYIVDKEERLGYDHVYTPIMGSVELYKTSGHWDHYQENMFPVMEMDNEDLVLRPMNCPHHMMIYKNGIHSYRELPIRIAELGTMHRYELSGALSGLQRVRGMTLNDAHIFVRPDQIKEEFKRVVRLVQEVYKDFDLNDYSFRLSYRDPEDTEKYFDDDEMWNRAQGMIKEAMDELDVEYFEAEGEAAFYGPKLDVQVKTALGKEETLSTVQLDFLLPERFDLTYVGEDGKQHRPVVIHRGVVSTMERFVAFLIEEYKGAFPTWLAPTQVQVIPVSPDVHFDYAKEVKEKLQAEGLRVEIDDRNEKIGYKIRESQMSKVPYMLVVGDNEIKETAVNVRKYGEQKSETISLDEFIGHITKEANR
- a CDS encoding VTT domain-containing protein, which produces MDERLVAAFALMEASGYMAPVLFIVFHILRQFLFIPVALVCMAGGVLFGSLFGTLYSLIGLTLLSVTFYFVIKSFKSFYEKLLRLKEKWFGRNATLTTGQIAVLRLIPFVHYQLLNLCLLERKKELKPFIRASLLSNIPLAFFYTVFGQYIKQFSPPILVMIFIALIVLFYLLREKVRVIQWREFFPGK
- a CDS encoding RNA methyltransferase, with product MKYIQSSKNPVVKQWKKLLTKKERDLTRTYIIEGFHLVEEALKQEDTVLELIQVEGIDIPQKWTVDSVPITMVSDEVGKTLADTETSQGIFAICRQKEDEHDPEKAATFMLLDGLQDPGNIGTIIRTADAAGIDMVVLGKGTVDPYNPKVLRSAQGSHFHIPIVRKELPETISSLKERSIPVYGTALENGVEYTSISPQSSYALIVGNEGNGMSRDLLKETDRNLYIPIYGKSESLNVAIAAGILLYYFKNGQ